A genomic stretch from Aedes albopictus strain Foshan chromosome 2, AalbF5, whole genome shotgun sequence includes:
- the LOC134288165 gene encoding pseudouridylate synthase 7 homolog, translating to MGRNQFHHRGGNRGGGRPGNRHRGAGGHHSSFKHRGGGGGQHRSSSPRGGKFSFGNGRQQQPAKTREPVAVSNVKEDQVFITEYVTEGEGFLGILKSRFSDFQVNEIDCDGKEAVLTNEKAPTPPESEEQSNEESEKELVQLISQENVDKIRKIADSKGKCNDIVVVDVTEMSKEDRGKIHNSAKSIFGKAIVGSTVTKNDKKLITFAAFNKFQQVDRREKWMWPHRFTHFLLYKENEDTIQATSQLAELLKCSPSAFAYAGTKDRRAKTTQWVSMKMYHPSKIVAAAAKIRQLTVGNFCFKPEQLKLGQLQGNRFRIALRQVSAEETVIRKSLESFQEKGFINYFGLQRFGNSATVPTYKVGLEILKSCWQEAVNLILKPRENDHWYMKACREEYQKTRDPRSALDKLSPKNKSIEKQVLSWLVDHKNDFKGALQRIPRNVRLLYCHSYQSLIWNRVASRRVKELGYQLIPGDLVYVDKTVSAELPIEDAPIELQDNPPEEESEESSETSVFKNLVKLLTEADIASGQYTLFDVVLPLPGHDITYPVNECGKWYEEMMAEDGLSSEKLKSKIKKESLGGAYRKMVIKPQNLSWKLTTYADPSDILILSDLEKLNGVKEPEPKEGEFHSQGCKQVTSFQYYVKATVSLQFFRDVLILWIYRLLVFHRSLQ from the exons ATGGGCCGTAATCAGTTCCACCATCGCGGTGGTAATCGTGGCGGAGGCAGACCAGGCAATCGGCACCGCGGAGCAGGTGGCCACCATTCATCGTTCAAGCatcgtggcggcggcggcggtcagCATCGGTCCTCGTCGCCAAGGGGAGGAAAATTTTCGTTCGGCAATGGACGGCAACAACAGCCGGCGAAAACTCGCGAGCCGGTGGCCGTTTCGAACGTGAAGGAAGATCAGGTATTCATCACGGAGTACGTGACCGAGGGCGAAGGATTCCTGGGGATTTTGAAATCGAG attttcgGATTTCCAAGTGAACGAAATCGACTGCGATGGGAAAGAAGCCGTCCTCACAAATGAAAAAGCCCCAACTCCGCCCGAAAGTGAAGAACAATCGAATGAAGAGTCCGAGAAAGAGCTGGTCCAATTGATCTCACAGGAAAATGTGGATAAAATTCGCAAGATAGCCGATTCCAAGGGAAAATGTAACGATATCGTCGTAGTGGACGTAACAGAAATGTCGAAGGAGGACCGCGGTAAGATTCACAATAGTGCCAAGAGCATATTTGGAAAGGCCATTGTGGGATCGACCGTAACGAAAAACGACAAAAAGTTGATCACGTTTGCCGCGTTCAATAAGTTCCAGCAGGTGGATCGGAGAGAGAAATGGATGTGGCCACATCGTTTCACCCATTTCCTGTTGTACAAAGAAAACGAAGACACGATCCAGGCAACTTCACAGCTGGCAGAGTTGTTGAAATGTTCTCCTTCGGCATTCGCTTATGCCGGAACTAAGGACCGTCGTGCTAAAACTACCCAGTGGGTTAGTATGAAGATGTATCACCCAAGCAAAATTGTTGCGGCTGCGGCCAAGATCCGACAGCTAACGGTGGGCAACTTTTGCTTTAAGCCAGAACAGCTCAAGCTGGGTCAGTTACaaggaaaccggttccggatagcGTTGCGTCAGGTTTCCGCCGAGGAGACCGTCATCCGTAAATCGTTGGAAAGCTTTCAAGAGAAGGGATTCATCAACTATTTTGGTTTGCAGCGGTTCGGCAACAGTGCCACAGTTCCAACGTACAAGGTCGGATTGGAAATCCTGAAAAGTTGCTGGCAAGAGGCGGTCAATTTGATTCTGAAACCTCGTGAGAATGACCACTGGTACATGAAGGCCTGTCGGGAAGAGTACCAGAAAACGCGTGACCCCAGAAGTGCCTTAGACAAGCTGAGCCCGAAGAACAAAAGCATTGAAAAACAAGTCTTGTCGTGGCTCGTGGATCACAAAAACGACTTCAAGGGCGCTCTGCAGCGTATTCCCAGGAACGTGAGACTGCTCTACTGTCATTCCTACCAAAGCCTAATATGGAACCGGGTTGCAAGTAGAAGGGTAAAAGAACTGGGCTATCAACTCATTCCAGGCGATCTCGTATACGTCGACAAAACAGTCAGCGCTGAACTGCCCATAGAGGATGCCCCTATCGAGCTGCAGGACAATCCACCGGAGGAAGAATCCGAAGAATCATCCGAAACGTCCGTGTTCAAGAATTTAGTCAAGCTCCTCACCGAAGCGGACATTGCCTCTGGCCAATACACCCTTTTCGACGTGGTTCTCCCATTGCCAGGACACGATATTACCTATCCGGTCAACGAATGTGGCAAATGGTACGAGGAAATGATGGCCGAAGATGGACTCTCGTCTGAGAAGTTAAAGAGCAAAATCAAGAAAGAGTCGCTGGGTGGTGCCTATCGGAAGATGGTTATTAAACCGCAAAATCTGAGCTGGAAGCTGACCACCTATGCGGATCCGTCGGATATTCTCATTCTTTCTGATCTGGAGAAACTGAATGGCGTCAAGGAGCCGGAGCCCAAAGAAGGTGAGTTCCATTCACAGGGCTGCAAGCAAGTCACGTCTTTCCAGTATTATGTAAAAGCTACGGTTTCACTGCAGTTTTTCCGTGATGTCcttatattgtggatttaccggcttcttgtattccaccggtcacttcagtag
- the LOC109420954 gene encoding uncharacterized protein LOC109420954, with translation MPYTGTWAPANLTLNKLEDKQLERTIVVDNRVSKQMYEMRVPARYRRSPENDPHVDVPNRTAGVLLEQSTRLHILPHGKLSDEPWQEGRQSLPAAQFLLSHADDTLRYFATMTQRRSTWRSDESSCTGCRLRTPAHPKAI, from the exons ATGCCGTACACCGGAACATGGGCACCCGCAAACCTAACGCTGAACAAATTGGAGGACAAACAACTGGAACGGACGATCGTAGTTGACAATCGAGTGTCGAAGCAAATGTACGAAATGCGCGTTCCCGCCCGCTACCGGAGGTCCCCGGAGAACGATCCACA TGTGGATGTACCAAATCGAACAGCTGGAGTTCTGCTTGAACAATCAACCCGCCTACACATCCTGCCACATGGAAAATTATCTGATGAACCGTGGCAAGAAGGACGACAATCGTTACCAGCTGCGCAATTTCTCCTATCCCATGCGGACGATACGCTTCGTTACTTTGCCACGATGACTCAAAGGAGATCAACATGGCGATCCGATGAGTCAAGCTGCACTGGTTGCAGATTGCGTACCCCAGCGCATCCGAAAGCGATCTGA
- the LOC115269595 gene encoding uncharacterized protein LOC115269595 gives MGKACGYGHRLGRRSGLTGTTYNLSSHSEQDRDEWMTAEFFWEHNGQTTGEHTGFIHFWVRNKQAQAPPTVRKKRKSFVNLSREVSEAVDELMELDETADFTTVEQLMESTFHYRDGLRNRKVQCNELLTQFPHFIFYEGQLIHYEFEMMFPDKEATRLFSTIVPLCLVLNQFYDEIASVGVKALLKIMAELTHQGNVRKSNPSNLPPLEDFASVFVRWKQDPEDEMEGSEVPFIFCDTVAFAEGAYFVVLEKGAIACGTDFFIALDLLLKATWGKTLCQNPGNPKTQIG, from the exons ATGGGTAAAGCGTGCGGATATGGGCACCGTTTGGGGCGAAGGTCAGGTCTCACCGGAACGACGTACAACCTGTCGTCGCATAGCGAGCAGGATCGCGACGAGTGGATGACC GCTGAGTTCTTCTGGGAGCACAATGGACAAACTACAGGGGAACATACAGGCTTTATTCACTTCTGGGTGCGTAACAAGCAAGCCCAAGCGCCACCGACTGTGAGGAAGAAGCGCAAAAGTTTCGTCAATTTGAGCCGCGAAGTGTCAGAAGCTGTGGACGAACTTATGGAGTTGGATGAGACCGCCGATTTTACAACCGTCGAACAACTAATGGAATCTACATTCCACTATCGAGATGGGCTGCGCAACCGGAAAGTGCAGTGCAATGAGCTGTTGACTCAGTTCCCACATTTCATATTCTATGAAGGCCAATTG ATTCATTACGAGTTTGAAATGATGTTCCCGGATAAAGAAGCCACGCGattgttttcaactattgtgcCGTTATGCCTCGTTTTGAATCAGTTCTATGATGAAATTGCTAGTG TTGGCGTAAAAGCTCTCTTAAAAATCATGGCCGAACTAACCCACCAGGGTAACGTAAGAAAATCTAACCCTTCAAATCTACCACCATTGGAAGATTTTGCGTCAGTGTTTGTGAGGTGGAAACAAGATCCAGAAGATGAAATGGAGGGATCTGAAGTGCCTTTCATTTTCTGCGATACGGTTGCCTTCGCAGAGGGCGCGTATTTCGTTGTGTTGGAGAAAGGAGCCATCGCTTGCGGGACAGACTTTTTCATCGCGTTGGATTTACTATTGAAGGcgacttggggcaagacact ttgtcagaaTCCGGGTAatccgaaaacccagattggttga